GAAAACTGATCATCACCATCGCCTCCATAAAAAGTTGACCAAACCAATTGGCGTTGATCATTGAATTTCGCTAAAAAACCATCTGCAACACTGGTAGATGCAGTTGCCCCCAATACAGACTGGAAGTATGCGCCTCCCTGTGGATCAGCCAAAGGGAAACTGCCATTAGAATTGGCACTAACAGGCGAAGTATATGAACCTGTGGTTTGAGAAGTACTGGTTTTTCCGGCCAAATAAATATCATTTTCTTGGGTGGCACTATTGTACTTGTAGGCTATGGAATAGGCTCTATCATTTTGATCTCCCCCTAAAAATGTACTCCATTCTAATTGGATTTGTTGTAATGGTTTGGCACTAAACTGCGCCACAAAAGCTTCTTTTCCTCCTTGATTTGAGTTTTGATAAAAACTATTTCCCAAACTGTTGCACATCGGCATTCCGGCAGAACCTGAACAATTTCCAGTATTAGTAGATGAAGTAACTCCACAGATATAGAGTTCTTCAACGGAAGCTTTCATATCCATAATAAACTCTGATCCATTTCCGCCAAAATAAGAGACCCAAAGTTTTAATCCTAAACTAGCTTCAAACTTCATCAAAAGGCCATCTAATCCTTGTTGCTTGGTTTGGTTAAATGTAGAAGTACTTTGTCCATTCTCTAAATTATCGCTAAGCGTATATCCTCCTATGTAAATATTCCCTTCTGCATCCGGTACAACCTGATACGCTATGGCCATTCCATTATCGTCTTCCGTACCACCGATATAAGTGGCATACTCTCTCTCTTCATACGGATAGAATTTAGAAATCATAATATTGAATGATAGATTATTGGGGTAAGTTACACCATCAAGAGCCGGAAAAGAAGCGCCACTCCCTTTCACATTGCTCAGGGTATAAAAGTTACCAACCTGATCAATATCAAAGTCTTTGTTTTCATCAATCCCTTCGCCCCCATAATACGTTCCCCAATGTGCAGGCGTACTTGATCCTGATAATCCGGATGGAGACGCCAAATCAGGACCACCCATTTCAATGATTAAAGGCAAATCCGCATTATATGATCCAGTCGTAATAGAGACAATTCCATTTCCGTCATGTACCCATAGAGGTGTCCAATTCACTAAAAACGGTTGTCCGTTACTGACTTGATAGGCATAGGCTTGTTTGAATTTGAGTTCCCAGGAACTCAATAAGAATTCAATGTCTCCATTCGGATGTTCCGTGATGTTGTCTTGTCCTGTGAATTTCAAAAGGATATCGTCAGGGTCTGCGCTAGGCTGTACGATGAAACGTGCTTTTAGACCGGATATATTACTGGTAAACTCCACATCAATATCAGGGTAGGCATCTTCGTATACCAACCGTTCATAACCATGAACTTGCTCTATCCCTTCAGAACAATGGGGCAAATAGTAGTTTAAATGTTCTTCTTTTTGATTTTTAGGTACAGGATTATCTACAGCTTCATTCACATTTATACTTGGAGTTCCCTGATAAAATTCCATATCAATCCGTAGACTGGTATCGGGGTTGATCGAATCCAATCGCAATGTGGTAAAGCTGACTTTGTTATTATGAAAATAGTAGGATGGGGAAGTCATTTCGGTATAAAACAAAACTTCGGGGTGTAAATTTCCATCGTCATCGGCAATCTGTCCTTGATTGGGATAATAAAAGTGGGACGGATTTACCGGATCGTTACTTAAAAAAGGTATTTCAGTTTCTTGTGCTTGAATATTTGCACTAAAGAGAGCTACAAGGCTAAATGTAATGGCTCTCGAAAAATAAGAGTTCATGTTCTAAATAGTTAATGAATAAAATTTGTGTGATGGTAGGTGCTTTAGCTTTATTTGATTCAAGCTAAGTGAATCCTGAAAGGGATAATATTCTCTTTTGAGTGGTGTTTTTCGAAAACATTATTTTAAATTAAAAATTTCCTTTAAAACAAATAAGGAAACATACATTTCACAACAATCACAAATCTATAACTTAAATATTTAATTTTATATCCGCATAAACACGTATTTTATCAATGTGGTAAACACGTACATAAAACTCGTTAGACATTGATATTAAAGCAAAAAAGCCTTGATGTAAAATACACCAAGGCTTTTCATAAAGTGATTTTTAATCCAAATTCGTTTTAATAAAATATCAAAACATCATACGATAGATTTTTACGATTCTTAGTACATTAACAAAATTCTAAGAAAAGGTTATTTAACCTCAAATTGAATCGTTTGGATTTGATCTTTCATTACCAATTGTAAAACATATACTCCTGTATTAAGTTCTTCGATATTCAAGCTTCTTTCATTTGCGGTATAACGTTTTACTTCTCTTCCATTTAAGTCCCAAATACTGATTTGATCTATCAGGATATTCTGATCAAAATCCAGATTTAAATATTGAGATGTCGGATTGGGATACACCTGAACCTGATTCAAAGTATTTTCGATTTCTACTCCACCCACAGTACTGGATACGCTTATATTGTCGATCGATACATCCAACCAATTTGACGTGGTTTGATACCTGATTCCAAGGTAAAAACTATTCGAAGCATTTACCGATACCGGAATATTGTAAAATGTTCGCCAGGTATTATCATTCGCATAGGTAGAATCAGTGAATAACTTCAACAAAGTCATAGATGTTGCCTGCTCCGGGTCGTTACTTCCTTCAAGGACATATAACGCAATAGTATCTTCTCCCATCGGCATTCCAAATCCACCTGCTTTAAACATAATGGAATCAATAATAGCTCCGGAAGTATAACTCAATTCGGGAGAAACCATCCAGTCATTGGTGAGTTGTGAGCCTCCAACCGGATAACTATGGTTTAATTGATTCGAACCAAAGTTCCATTTATACAGAGGGTCTTTAGCCGGCCCTACTCTGAACTCAGTCCATTCAGACTGCTCCTGCACGGTTTCAAACCCCGTTGCATATGGTAATGTTTTTTGCGCATTTCCAAGAAGTGGTAGTAATAACGCTAAGGCGAAATAGTATAGTTTTTTCATTTTGGTTGATTTATATGGTTTATCAATAAGACTGATAATCAAGTTAAATGGTTGGTTCGGTTTGAATACTTCTTGCCAACTTTAAATTATTTATCCACGTATAACAGATATAGTCTTACCTTTCCGCTGGAATGAACTTTATTTATTTCAATTGTTGGCATTTAACTTGTGACCATATTAGATAGATTTTCCAGGAAGACCTATTGTTATTTCTTACCTCAATGAAACTTTACATCATATCAGTTTTATATGCTCTATTGATCTGCTTCAAAATGTCAGCACAAATTCTTCCGGTTAAACATTTCGGACAAGAGGATGGATTGTCCGATGAAAAGTGTTATGATATTCTACAGGATTCAAATGGTTTTATTTGGTTAGCTACAAATTCCGGTATTATTAAATATGATGGTATAGAATTTAAAAATTTCCCATTTCCTCAAGATACCGAGGAAGATGCTTATAGAATTGTTCCATATAAAGATTATTTTATCATCACTTCTGCAGACCATGGTTTCTATCTACTCAAAAACGATTCTCTGTTTCAACCTGAATACTTCACGCAACTACATAAGTCTAAATCAAAGCATCGATTTACAAAACGGGAATTTACACAGGATACTTATCAAAATTTATGGTTAACCTATCATGCCCAGGATACTTCTATCTTCAAATTCACTCAAATCACTTCAAATAATCAAATCCAACAGATTTACATACCCGCAGACCAAAACGAAATAGGATACGCCAAAGTATTTGTCAATGAAAACATCCAGTTCTCGTCTTGTCAACCTCAAAATAAAGATGGCCATAACTTTACCCTAATAATAGAAGATCAACGCACGGATACTACATTTTATGTAGATCTTCCAAATCCACAGGTGATCTATGATGTAAAATGCAACTCCAAAAATCTATTTGCGATTTCACAGGTAAGAAAACTCATTTTCACCAATGGTTTGACCACTAAAGTCATTGACACTAAAGAATTCATCCAAGTAGATGGTCTTTATTTTGAAAACGATTCCACCATTTGGTGCGCGTTTAGAAATGCCCCCACATTAAGGTTTATCATTAATAATCTTAAAACACTGGATTATAGCATCACAGAATATCCGGAACTCATTAACATAACCAACTATTACCTTTCAAAAAATCAGTTATGGTTGACTTCAGGTACACTGGGTTTTTATCAAATAGCGTCAAACAATATTCAACAAATCCGTACCAATACATTAGTTACAGACTTTACTTTTTTTCAAGATCAACTTATTTATGGAGATCAACATCGGATATTTAAGCATCATACCACGACTCCTCCTGATACAATACTAAAGGTATCATCTACAATCAAAAAGCTGTACTCTACCTCCCAAAATATAATCCTTAGTACGAATTCCAGTAAAATTAAAATTAATCATCCCTTTATTTATCATATCCTTTTTCAAGGAAACAGAGAACACTTTATAAACTATGACAGTACACTAGTCTTTTCTAAAAGAACCGCATCCAGATATCATAAAACCAAAGACAATATTCTCAAAACCACGTCTTTTGGAGATTATGACCAATTCGTCCAAATCAATCGAAACTTGTTTTATGCACTAAAAGGAAATGAATTACTCCAAATATTTGCTTCCAATGATTCCATAAATAATATGGATATACTGGCACAAGATGTATACAAAATTTATACGGCACAAAACGGAAGAGTTTTTTACACCACCTTAAATGGTGATTTATATGAGATTTTTGAAGATCAAACTTTAACACTGATCATAGAACAACATCCTTTGTTTAAAGGACAAATCAAGCAGGTTGTTCCATATAAAGACTTCCTCTTCTTTTTACTTGGTAATGGTATGATTCGATATGACCAGAAAAATCAACGACATCCACTCCAATATTATTTTGGATCTTCAAAATTATATAAGGGTCCTTTTCAAAAACTCAAAATCCATAAGGACACCTTGTATTGGCTTGCCGATGGTCAAATTTTCTATTCAAACAACCCTTTTGAAAAATCATCGCTCCCTCAATTTAATACCTATCTCACCGAAAACGGAAGTGAACGTAAAAAGGAAAGCTCAATTGATAAAACATTTTATGAAAATTCGATTCTACTCCATAGCTCATCTTTCAATTATTCTAAAAAACCTTATATCCGACAAATGATGAAGATTGTTTCCGATCGAAACGAAATTGTTTCTCCGGTTTATCAGAATAAAATCTTTCTTCCTGACCTTGATCCCGGAGCTCATACAATATTGACGTATCACCAAAATATCATTACTTCAGAAACTTCCGCACCTTCGAAAATTGTAATCTCCATCGAACGTCCGTTTTGGAAAGAGTGGTGGTTTTGGCTCATCATAGCTTGTGCAACTATAGGCCCATTGGTTGTTTTTATTCGCCATCGTAACATTGCAAAAATTGAAAAACTCACTTTAACACATCAATTAAATCAGTTACATTCTCAAGCAATTTCGTCCCAACTCAACCCTCATTTTATCTTTAATGCACTGGGTAGTATTCAGTTTCTGATCAATGATGAAAAAACGGAAAAGGCAGACGATTACTTAAGCACATTTGCGCAGTTACTCCGATCGGTTTTAGAAAATTCAACGCATGACTGGTATTCCTTTTCTAAAGAACGAAAGGTTCTGGAACTCTATTTGTCTTTGGAAAATCTAAGATTCAAAAAAGACAATAAAATTGAATTCGTATATGGTTCTGGAATCACTGAAGAGCATATAATGATTCCTCCATTACTCCTTCAGGTAATTGTCGAAAACTCGATTATTCATGGACTTCAACCATTGGAACAAGATGGTGTAATTCGAATAGAAATCCATAACTATGATCAGGGTATGATTCAAATATCCGTACTGGATAACGGAATTGGATTTGGAAATACGCCATCCCAGTCGAAAAACAAAAAATCATTAGGATTGGCAATGATTGCCGAACGTCTAGAAGTTATTTCTAAGATGGAAAATACAACTTGTCATATGACTTATGGAATCGTAGATCATCCCAACACGTTTAATTCTTTCGTTAAAATGACGATCCCCAAAAAATTATCACATGAATAAACTTAAAACCATAATTGTAGACGATGAAATAGATGCCATTTCATTGATTCAAAAATATTTTCAGAAGTATTTTAAAGATGATATTGAGGTTATAGCAACTTTTACTCAGTCCACAGAAGCATTCTCATTTATCTCTTCACAAGATCAACTGGATTTAGTGATTTTTGATATTCAAATGCCAGAAATGGATGGTTTAGAACTCATTGAATCTTTTCCTAACCGGAATTTTGAAGCGGTATTCATTACAGCTCATGTTGATTTCAGTTTAGAAGCATTTAAATCTAAAGCATTGGATTACATCTTGAAACCCATCAACCGAAAAGAGTTTATTCAATCGATGCAAACCACCATTGAACGTGTAAGACAAATCAAATCCAAAACAGATTTGGGACCTGATTCTAAAAGGTTTTCGATCGTCCATAAAGGAATTAATACGTATATCAACTACTCCGATTTGGTCTACTTACAAGCGGATGGCAGTTACACCAAAATTCAAACGACCTCGGAAGATTATATAACCTCTAAAAATCTTAAAACTACATTTAGCGACCTTCATTATAAAAACCTACTTAAAGTCAATCGGTCATTTGTGATTAATCTGGACCATGTCGTGGGTTATTCGAAAAGTAATGATGGTCATATTGTATTATCCAATCAGTATGAAGTCGGAATTAGTAGAAAACTAAAAAAAGAAGTATTACAGGTTTTAGATCAACTTTAAATAAAAAAGCCGATGCTTCCCAGCATCGGCTCTTCCCCTATTTATTCACTTCACCTTTATTTCACTACTTTTTCGGAACGCATTCCAGCTAAAGTCTCTACCTGGAAAATGTATACACCCGAAGGCATATGAGCCAAATTCACTTGCTGAGATGTGGAATTCTTATGGGTACTAAATACCAATTTTCCGATCATATCAAAAACTTTGATTGACTGAATATCTTCTTCTGATTTTACATTAAACACACCAGGATCTTCCGATCTCCATACTTTAACATCAATCTCTTCTTTTTGAGTAATTATATCAAAGATCGATGTGGTCGAAGTTGGTTTGGTTTGCATAGCTTTTTTATATGACACACCACTATTTTGATTACAGGCATAACGGTCCCCTAATTCTGCGGAATTGTTAATAGTAATCGGGTATTCATTGAAGTTGTCTGTCACCACACTAAACGGACGTTGAATCACATTAAAAATCAAAGGGTTACTATTAACTGTAAATTCTTCCACACAAGGATGTCCATCTATTTTATTTGGATCGGGAGATGTCAAGATCAAAGACTTACCAAAATCATTACCATTTACTCCCATTAAAATGTTCTCTTGTCCATTTTGTTGGTTTGTTATCATTGCGGAACTTAAAACTCTACTGGTACTATTCTGATTGTCATATATATAGTTTTGAGGGTTTGCAATTCCGGTATTTCCATCAACATTTATCATTATAATCTTATCCGTTCCATTAAAACTAATGGTCGCTGGATACATAATGTTTGGATTACCCGGAATACTTAATAGCTGTCCTGAATGCCCATTTATCACTCCGGTAATATTTGGGGTATAGTAATAAGAACCCGCTGGATTCAGATTTGAATTCAACAATAGCATTCCCGGCCATAACATTCCGGAATTATCAGAAATCGCGTATCCAATTCTGACTTCATTATTAATCATTGTTACCGTAATTTCAGCAGGTACTATTCTCTGTACGGGTCCTTGTTGACCTGTAGGTGTATAATATTTTATCGGTGATGCAGGTAACCCACTCGACAAATTAATTTTACACGTAAAGATGCTTGAACTTGTATTAGATACAGTAGAACCTACAATTAATAGTTCATTACCCATAACCAAAGCTCTGCAAGGAACCAAATGTACATTTGGCATCATAGGATCTTCTATGTGACTAATTGCAGATACCGCATTTAATGTATTTAATAAGACCAAACTAGGTCTAATCATAATACTAGGATTACTATGAAAGGCCAACATTATTTTTTGACCTCCTGCTTGAATAAATTCCACAGGATGTGTTTCTACCCCATCTGTAGAATTCCCTAAAGACATCATCACATCCACCTGACTTCCATTAATTGCATCTCCAGTTAATTTGTTAATCTCATATTTGACGAAACCACTTGACATATTATTTCCAGCAACCAATAAATCAAGGGGAAAATCTTTAATCACCGGGAAATCTCCAATATTACCTGGAAAATCATGATGTCTGGATTTATAGGTATGCCCACTGGTCTTATCTACACCAAGCAACCAGTATCCATACTGATCCACCTGAGAAATATCCCAAAAATAATCGTCTCCTTCAGCAATACTATGAGACCAAATTCTATTTTCTGACCATATATTATTTGCTTCATATTGATTATCCCAATAGGCGCTATTGAATAACTTTACCATCCAACCATCTGCCATTCCATTGTTGGGTGTTGTTTTATTTGATGGTGGTAGACCTGCAGGGGAAAAAGATTGACCGCCAACCAAAATATGATCATCAAAAGTTTGAATTACATCGTTGTTGAAATCTGTTGCAGACCCGCCCAATGACTTTTGCCAACAAATTGATGCATTTGAATTCATTTTAAATACCCAGGTATCCATAACGCCAATTAATGGCATGCTTTTATTTCCGGTTTGGCCAGAAAATGAAGAACATGAAATTACATAGTTATTATCCGAAGTTTTAATAAAACTACCTAGTTGTTCATCACTATTACCTCCGATAACATCTTGTGGTAAAACTCCTCCGGAGGATGTCAGTTTTACTAACCAAATATCACTGGAACCATTGATATTGGATGGAATTTTATTTCCAGACATCCCAGGTGAATCTGAGGTACCTGCCACCCAAAAATCTCCACTAGGCATTTCAACAGCTATGGGGTTTTCATCAATATCATTCCCCCCATAAGTTCTATCCCAAAGTAGATTTAAATTTTGATCTAGCTTAATCACCCAATAATCTTCCAAACCATAAGCCCCGGAAGTTTTATAGCTGGCATTAGATCCAGATTGTGTTGTTCCGGTAATAACGAATTCATTATTACTGGTTAAAATAATCTTATGAGCGATATCATCTGCAGTTCCTCCGTACACTTTTTCATTTGTAACATTCCCAGAAAAATCTGTTTCTACCACCCAAATATCATATCCTCCTAAATTCGGGACTGTCTTATTATTTGTAGGAGAAATAAGCCCTGCAGGCGAATTAGATGAAATCACAAAAACATAACCTGTACTGGTCTCTACCATATCCGCCATGATTTCATTTCCTGATCCTCCGTAAGACCTTTGGATGACGGCACCTCCTGTTCTAGCCATCAATATAACCCATCCATCGCTGATACCTTTTAGAGGAATAGTTCTTCCACTCCCTCCAACTCCGCCAATACCACCGTATGAAGTTCCTCCTGCTACAATATTGGTAGTCGCAGAATAGGCAAAACTTAATTCATCATTTGCAGTGGAACCATAACACCTTTCCCATATAAATGCTGATCCAGAAGTTCCATCACCCTTAGAATCAGTTATACCAATCCAGTAATCGGATAATCCGTGATTCGGGGTGTTTTTCAATCCAGAACTAAAATTAGATGCTGATCTCATTCCCAATAGAATGTCATTGTTAGGCTCTTCGTTCAGAGATATTATCTCATCCATATTGGCAGCGCCAAATCCTCGTTGCCATTTAATGTCTGGAGTACCTTGTGCCCATGCTCCAGATGCACATGCCCATAAGCAGGCTGCGGTAAGTAAATGTTTTGTTCGGTTTTTCATAAAAATTAAATTTTAAGTTAATAATCCACCGAAAATTACTTTGTGCGCTAATTACAAATTGTTCAATTTATGTAGGCTGTAGGGTTTCTTTTGTGAGTCGTAGGTTTTATTTTATAAATGGTAATTTAGGTATAATTCTAAATCCGTTCTGGCTTATCCACCTCATACAAACCATTTCGAATCGCATATAAAACTATTCCCACAACACTATTTACTCCAATTTTAGTATATATGTTCTTTTTGTAAATCTCAACGGTCCTTCTGGTCACAGATAGTTTTTCTGCCATTTCTAAAGTTGTCAGCTCATTACAAATCATCTTAATAATCTCCAATTCTCGCTCTGAGAATTCATGTTCTGTTGCTTCTTTCTTTCCTGTTCTTAAGAAAAAATCGATCAGTTTTTTTGATTCCCGTTCTCCTAAGTAATACCCCGTTTCCAAAACCGATTTCACGGCTAACAAAAACTCTTCTCTACTAGCTCCTTTACTGACATATCCGCTCACCCCAATTTCAAATAGTTTCTTCACCAATCGAATGGATTCATCTATGGATATAACCAATATTTTTTGATCCGGATTTTGAGATAAAATAATTTCTGACGCTTCAATACCATTTAAATTAGGCATATACGTATCCATTATGACCAAATCTACCTGATGGTGCTCACAAAAATTAATAGCTTTTAAACCATCCCCCACAGTGCCGACCACCTGATATTCATCTGAATTACCATCAGTTAGAAACAACTTCAAACCCAGGCTAATCAACTCGTGATCTTCAACAATCAATACACTTTGGCTCATAAATATTCGTTTTCACGAATATACAATACTCCTTAAATAGAATATTCTATTTCGTAAAAACGCAAACATAAATTCTACGTTACTCCTATATGCTATTTCTTGGTGTTTGTCTTTTTAGCTCATTTTCCTTCCAGATTTTTTCTTGTAAGTCACCTTTTCGTTTTAATGAAATACCATAAAACACCAACCCCATAGGAATAATGACTATAAAACCATCGAATAAAGTCATGCTAAATAGTGTAATCCCGATTCCAATAAAAATCCACAAAATACCCATACCTTATTCTTTTGGTAATTCAAGGGATCTCCTTCTGACATATGTCCAGCCCTCGACATTTTCCTTTCAAAATGAGCAACTACCTCATCTTTATCTTCATCATAATCATTACAATTACCTTCAAAAGTGGCATGTTCACCGGTTAAACTGCACAATAATCCTTTTTTAATGTTTGGTTTTCTCTTGGTACATACCAGACAAAACTCTAAACGCTCTTCTCTTGTCATATTCTAGAGTTAATTTCAAAATAGTAATTAGAGTTAAAAAAGGTCTGAAAATATACATCAGACCTTTATTTATATTTTATTCTAAGCCGCTTCTATTTTAGCATCCGCCTTTTTCTTGGCGTCTTCTAAAATCTTATCTGATTTCTTTTGGGCTGCATCAATTAGTTTTTTACCCTGCGCATCTGCTTCTTTTTCCAGTTGTTTGGCTTTGGCATCTGCTTGTTTATTCAACTCCGCGGCACCTTTTTCAGCTGCAATCTTAGCAAATGGATTTGTGGCTTGTTTAATCAACTCTTTACCTTGTTTATCTGCTTCAGCTTTAAGCTGCGCTCCCAGTTTTTTCGCTTCCTGATTCAGTTCATCCGCTTTCTTTTTTGCCTCATCCATTAATTCTTTCTGCTGCTTACGGGCATCTTCCATAATCTTATCCGCTTCCTTTTGCGCATCTTTCTTCAGGTCTTTTTTCACCTCTTCTATTTTCTCTTTGGCAATCTCTTTCACCTGGTCTTTAACCTCATCCGAAGCTTCTCCTTTTCCAAATACCGGTTTGAACTTAGGATCATCCATTTTCCCGGTTACGGCTATAACTACAGGAATCGTCTCCGGCATTTTCGCATCTACCCCATTGCTTTTCAGAAATCCACTGACCTGACTCATTACGGCATCCGCTCCTGCACCCATTTCAGAGGTTTTGATCTTTGTATCAATTAAATAATTGATATCCTGATCCAATGTAGTATAACCGGAAATCTTCGCTTTTTGTGTTCCAATCTTCACATCAAAAGGCTCTACCTCCAGGACTCCATTTGTACACTTATACTTCAACGTTAAATCCTCAGCTTTTAATGGATTGTAATTTTTGGTTTTTGTGATACTGTTTAGTTTTTCCAGGTTATCACTTTTCAGCATCAAATCTTTGGTGGTAGAAACACCACTAAATGACAATTCATTTAAGATCGGTTCCAAATTCGCATCTAAAGTTCCGGTTGTATGAATTTCCGTACTAAATGTTCCCGAAGCTGTTTTCAAAATCGGAGCCAATTTATCTATGGTATTGAATGTATTCGCTACGGGACTAATCGCCCAGTCTTTAATACCCATATTAAAATCAAACGATGGCTTTTCCGGATGTGTTGTTGGATCAAATACCCCATCCATAGATGCAGTACCCTCAAACATTCTTAACCCTGCATCTTTAAAGATCACTTGCCCATCTCTGATGATAATCGACCCTTTTAAATCCTCAATCTTCATGCTATCATAAGCGATAAGCTTCATATAGGCATTCATCGTAAAATCAATATTGGTTGGAATTTCATAGGTCTCAGCAGCTGCTGTATCCATAACAGGAGCTTCAACGGCCTCAGTTTCTTCCACTACCTCTTCTTTAGCCACTTCTGTCTCCGCAACTTCTTCCTCTTCTGTCATCCATTCATCTACATCAAAATAATTGGAATTAAAGTCCAGAACACCAACTAAAGTGGACTCACTCATGTACCATGGAATAAAGTTTTCCAATGCACCAGTGGCATGTACATCTGATTTACCCACCATGGCATCAAATGCGGTTAAATCCACCTTATTCATATCAAAATTCATGGCGACATGCTCAATCTTCATAGGTACACCTCCGGTTCCATCATCATATTGAATACCCCATGCTTCGAATAAACCATGAGCTTCTACTTTATCGTATTGCTCATGATCGAGGCTATTCATGTCTGCCTTGAAATTCAAATCAGTTTTCATTTTTCCGGCATACTGTTCTTCCTCTTCTACTGGCATCATAGTTGGAATCGTAGCCAAATCAAAATCCATTTTAAAATTACCCGTCATTACCGGATTTGTCATAGAATTTTGAATCAACAAACGCATATCAAAATAGTTCTCAGCCAACTCTAAATGGGCTTTCTTTAAATCCACAACCAGTCTATCCATATCTCCTGCTGGTGAGTTGATATGTAAATCAATTCCAATATTCTCAGCTGTGGCAGGTAAATCAGGATATTTCACCATACCATTTTGTACTCCTAAATCAATCTTAAATGCCGGCATTAACTCTTCATAATACACACCTTTAAATTCAGCTCCAAAAGACATTTTTCCGGTTACTTTAACATCTTCATAGCCTTCGATATATGCATCTGGAATCAGAGAGAATAATTCTTTAAACGAATTATTTCTTGAAGACATTTTAATATCCATATCAATA
This genomic interval from bacterium SCSIO 12643 contains the following:
- a CDS encoding T9SS type A sorting domain-containing protein, translated to MKNRTKHLLTAACLWACASGAWAQGTPDIKWQRGFGAANMDEIISLNEEPNNDILLGMRSASNFSSGLKNTPNHGLSDYWIGITDSKGDGTSGSAFIWERCYGSTANDELSFAYSATTNIVAGGTSYGGIGGVGGSGRTIPLKGISDGWVILMARTGGAVIQRSYGGSGNEIMADMVETSTGYVFVISSNSPAGLISPTNNKTVPNLGGYDIWVVETDFSGNVTNEKVYGGTADDIAHKIILTSNNEFVITGTTQSGSNASYKTSGAYGLEDYWVIKLDQNLNLLWDRTYGGNDIDENPIAVEMPSGDFWVAGTSDSPGMSGNKIPSNINGSSDIWLVKLTSSGGVLPQDVIGGNSDEQLGSFIKTSDNNYVISCSSFSGQTGNKSMPLIGVMDTWVFKMNSNASICWQKSLGGSATDFNNDVIQTFDDHILVGGQSFSPAGLPPSNKTTPNNGMADGWMVKLFNSAYWDNQYEANNIWSENRIWSHSIAEGDDYFWDISQVDQYGYWLLGVDKTSGHTYKSRHHDFPGNIGDFPVIKDFPLDLLVAGNNMSSGFVKYEINKLTGDAINGSQVDVMMSLGNSTDGVETHPVEFIQAGGQKIMLAFHSNPSIMIRPSLVLLNTLNAVSAISHIEDPMMPNVHLVPCRALVMGNELLIVGSTVSNTSSSIFTCKINLSSGLPASPIKYYTPTGQQGPVQRIVPAEITVTMINNEVRIGYAISDNSGMLWPGMLLLNSNLNPAGSYYYTPNITGVINGHSGQLLSIPGNPNIMYPATISFNGTDKIIMINVDGNTGIANPQNYIYDNQNSTSRVLSSAMITNQQNGQENILMGVNGNDFGKSLILTSPDPNKIDGHPCVEEFTVNSNPLIFNVIQRPFSVVTDNFNEYPITINNSAELGDRYACNQNSGVSYKKAMQTKPTSTTSIFDIITQKEEIDVKVWRSEDPGVFNVKSEEDIQSIKVFDMIGKLVFSTHKNSTSQQVNLAHMPSGVYIFQVETLAGMRSEKVVK
- a CDS encoding response regulator transcription factor yields the protein MSQSVLIVEDHELISLGLKLFLTDGNSDEYQVVGTVGDGLKAINFCEHHQVDLVIMDTYMPNLNGIEASEIILSQNPDQKILVISIDESIRLVKKLFEIGVSGYVSKGASREEFLLAVKSVLETGYYLGERESKKLIDFFLRTGKKEATEHEFSERELEIIKMICNELTTLEMAEKLSVTRRTVEIYKKNIYTKIGVNSVVGIVLYAIRNGLYEVDKPERI
- a CDS encoding AsmA family protein → MKKFLIIIGTIMLLIIVAIVAIPMLFKAELQQMAMDEANKTVNARIEMADFDLSLIPNFPNLTAEISGLKVSGKDEFEGVTLFGAQTITTTVDLMKLIDGNVEIGEVGIDGMDVNVIVLKDGTANYDIAIEDESGTTETETETEEAEESAPVEETSSAETELQIKLQRYYIHNFNLIYDDQQGDMYFEMKNMNHDGKGDFTLSQFILETKTTVESMSFAMEGDKLLKKASLNSSINMAMDMDQMRFQFDTTFVQLNALVLNLEGWLAMPNDSIDMDIKMSSRNNSFKELFSLIPDAYIEGYEDVKVTGKMSFGAEFKGVYYEELMPAFKIDLGVQNGMVKYPDLPATAENIGIDLHINSPAGDMDRLVVDLKKAHLELAENYFDMRLLIQNSMTNPVMTGNFKMDFDLATIPTMMPVEEEEQYAGKMKTDLNFKADMNSLDHEQYDKVEAHGLFEAWGIQYDDGTGGVPMKIEHVAMNFDMNKVDLTAFDAMVGKSDVHATGALENFIPWYMSESTLVGVLDFNSNYFDVDEWMTEEEEVAETEVAKEEVVEETEAVEAPVMDTAAAETYEIPTNIDFTMNAYMKLIAYDSMKIEDLKGSIIIRDGQVIFKDAGLRMFEGTASMDGVFDPTTHPEKPSFDFNMGIKDWAISPVANTFNTIDKLAPILKTASGTFSTEIHTTGTLDANLEPILNELSFSGVSTTKDLMLKSDNLEKLNSITKTKNYNPLKAEDLTLKYKCTNGVLEVEPFDVKIGTQKAKISGYTTLDQDINYLIDTKIKTSEMGAGADAVMSQVSGFLKSNGVDAKMPETIPVVIAVTGKMDDPKFKPVFGKGEASDEVKDQVKEIAKEKIEEVKKDLKKDAQKEADKIMEDARKQQKELMDEAKKKADELNQEAKKLGAQLKAEADKQGKELIKQATNPFAKIAAEKGAAELNKQADAKAKQLEKEADAQGKKLIDAAQKKSDKILEDAKKKADAKIEAA